A single genomic interval of Pyrus communis chromosome 5, drPyrComm1.1, whole genome shotgun sequence harbors:
- the LOC137735265 gene encoding uncharacterized protein → MDYDYRTRSGQIPNHRPATSSAPSSHPMYGPPSSSSMYPRVGQQSHAAVPPPYGGNAGRPLPHHQTANPPSSSSSGLGIRVTIKPEYRITPPPPLLLQVGDIPRSKFQFDFDLERKVLAELEKETPNWAKLGLENFPPPRAVEPPSPSGSSADPVVSKYIASGLSREAVPLAVANHGDNPTKVREFVNAFTLLREMGFSPNAVAEALMMYDNNTDKALAHFLNNPS, encoded by the exons ATGGACTACGATTACAGAACCCGGTCCGGTCAAATCCCGAACCACCGTCCCGCCACGTCATCAGCGCCGTCTAGCCATCCGATGTACGGACCCCCGTCGTCGTCGTCCATGTACCCGCGGGTGGGTCAACAGAGCCACGCGGCGGTTCCGCCCCCGTACGGCGGTAACGCAGGCCGTCCTCTTCCCCACCACCAAACGGCAAACCCCCCTTCGTCTTCCTCCT CGGGATTGGGCATTCGAGTTACTATAAAACCGGAGTATCGGATCACTCCTCCG CCTCCATTGTTATTGCAAGTTGGAGATATACCGCGGAGCAAGTTCCAGTTTGATTTTGATCTGGAGAGGAAAGTCTTGGCTGAATTAGAAAAGGAAACTCCGAATTGGGCGAAGCTTGGGCTGGAAAACTTTCCACCACCGAGGGCTGTAGAACCACCATCTCCGTCG GGTTCTAGCGCAGATCCGGTTGTCAGCAAATATATCGCTTCAGGGCTCAGCCGGGAAGCAGTCCCACTTGCAGTAGCAAATCATGGAGACAATCCTACTAAG GTTCGAGAATTTGTCAATGCATTCACCCTTCTCCGAGAGATGGGATTTTCACCGAACGCTGTTGCTGAAGCCCTAATGATGTATGACAACAACACGGACAAGGCACTGGCACATTTTCTCAACAATCCATCATGA
- the LOC137735158 gene encoding hydroxyproline O-galactosyltransferase HPGT1-like, translating to MGEKMQSRGSSARLSGAVFRSRIPTLMVSMFATFASIYVAGRLWQDSESRVYLIKELDRITGQGRSVVSVDDTLKIIACREQHKKLSALEMELTAARQEGFTSGRLAEINGTDYKIRPLVVIGIFTTFGHKNNRDAIRQAWMGTGGILKKMENEKGIIARFVIGRSANRGDSLDRAIDNENRQTKDFIILDTHVESSEEYPKKSKLFFAHAAEKWNAEFYSKVNDDVYVNIDALGATLATHLDKPRVYMGCMKSGEVFSEPSQKWYEPEWWKFGDKKSYFRHASAEMFVISQALAKFVSINRDILRTYAHDDISVGSWFIGLDVKHVHDTKFCCSSRAGGAICAGV from the exons ATGGGAGAGAAGATGCAGAGCAGGGGATCCAGTGCTCGACTCTCCGGCGCCGTTTTCCGGTCTCGGATCCCGACGCTCATGGTCTCCATGTTCGCCACCTTCGCCTCCATCTACGTCGCCGGCCG GCTGTGGCAGGATTCGGAGAGCAGGGTTTATTTGATCAAGGAACTTGATAGGATTACCGGGCAG GGGCGATCTGTCGTATCAGTGGATGATACGTTGAAAATCATAGCCTGCAG GGAACAACATAAGAAGTTATCAGCTCTTGAGATGGAGTTGACTGCAGCTAGACAAGAAGGTTTTACTTCGGGGCGATTAGCAGAGATTAACGGAACTGATTACAAGATAAGACCACTAGTGGTGATTGGTATTTTTACAACCTTTGGCCACAAAAATAATAGGGATGCAATTCGTCAGGCATGGATGGGAACAG GTGGTATCTTGAAAAAAATGGAGAATGAGAAGGGAATAATCGCTCGATTTGTTATTGGAAGAAG TGCAAATCGTGGGGATAGTTTGGACCGAGCCATTGACAATGAAAACCGGCAAACTAAGGACTTCATTATTCTT GATACCCATGTAGAGTCATCTGAAGAGTACCCAAAGAAGAGTAAATTGTTCTTTGCTCATGCTGCTGAAAAATGGAATGCTGAGTTTTACTCCAAAGTCAACGACGatgtttatgtaaatattg ATGCTTTGGGAGCTACACTTGCAACTCATTTGGACAAACCTCGGGTTTATATGGGGTGCATGAAATCAGGCGAAGTTTTCTCTGAGCC GAGCCAGAAATGGTATGAACCAGAATGGTGGAAGTTTGGCGATAAAAAATC ATATTTCCGCCATGCTTCGGCTGAGATGTTCGTCATATCTCAAGCTTTGGCGAAATTTGTTTCAATCAATAG AGATATACTCCGTACCTATGCCCACGATGATATCAGTGTCGGATCTTGGTTTATTGGTCTTGATGTTAAACATGTCCATGATACCAAGTTTTGTTGCTCCTCGCGGGCGGGAg GAGCTATTTGTGCTGGTGTTTGA